In the genome of Hyphobacterium sp. CCMP332, one region contains:
- a CDS encoding YdeI/OmpD-associated family protein: MTDQFNSRVENFNTNLWGHHFIVPEEIAKKYIEGDNRRVICTLNGIKKVRAALMPSKNGWYILLNKKVRSELEIEEESKISVLIEKDRSEFGMDVPEEFIEVMGQEELAWERFQQLTPGKQRTLIYIVNKVKNTDSRIRKALAIAHHLKEMKDVPDFKRINELIKYYNNLR; encoded by the coding sequence ATGACAGACCAATTCAATTCAAGGGTAGAAAACTTTAATACCAATCTCTGGGGGCATCATTTTATCGTACCCGAAGAGATAGCCAAAAAATACATAGAAGGCGATAACAGACGTGTCATTTGCACGCTTAACGGCATAAAAAAAGTAAGAGCTGCCCTCATGCCTTCCAAAAATGGATGGTATATATTACTAAATAAAAAAGTGCGATCAGAACTGGAAATAGAAGAGGAAAGTAAAATTTCAGTATTAATTGAAAAAGACCGCTCAGAGTTTGGAATGGATGTGCCTGAAGAGTTCATCGAAGTAATGGGACAGGAAGAATTGGCCTGGGAGCGTTTTCAGCAATTGACCCCGGGCAAGCAGCGTACCCTGATCTATATTGTGAACAAGGTCAAAAACACAGACAGCAGAATAAGAAAAGCCCTGGCGATTGCGCATCATTTAAAAGAGATGAAGGATGTTCCGGATTTCAAAAGGATAAATGAGTTGATAAAGTATTATAATAATTTGAGGTAG
- a CDS encoding SHOCT domain-containing protein — protein MEIFNEYTFAIIAGWLLPSALLGLLGDNRLIGFWKTILISVLLSPLIGLIAVLSSKSRQTDALEKAQIKELKEAQGERISEELGKLHALHANGAIDDDEYKKAKNKLLS, from the coding sequence GTGGAAATATTTAATGAGTATACATTTGCAATAATTGCAGGTTGGCTATTACCCAGCGCACTTTTAGGTCTTTTGGGAGACAACCGATTGATCGGTTTTTGGAAAACCATTCTGATATCCGTACTGCTTAGTCCACTGATCGGATTGATCGCTGTGTTATCATCAAAAAGCCGACAAACCGATGCCCTGGAAAAAGCACAGATAAAAGAGCTAAAAGAAGCACAGGGAGAGCGTATCAGCGAAGAACTGGGAAAACTCCATGCGCTTCACGCCAATGGGGCCATCGATGATGATGAATATAAGAAAGCTAAAAATAAATTACTTTCCTGA
- a CDS encoding peptidylprolyl isomerase: protein MKNIIILFIVICTFPISVKAQFNGKPLYDVLVRQYPDTFGTYRMELYPTIAPLHCENFDTLAQQGFYDSLAFHRVVPNFVIQGGDPNSRSGPPSTWGQGAPWQNTVPAEFNPLSHSRSTIGAARSTDPNSATSQFYVNLANNSNLNGNYTLYGKVISGMNVVDSVEAAPTDANDRPLDKIDMFITYVGEDTTSPSMAPSLTAPADSAVDLFGDETFSWTTVNSNDFLLYRIEFSKQSDFSSIDYFENVSKSKTSIKPLDNLEQGFVTYYWRVLTNNGGKMKASETRTFTTYIAAPILKKPLDMSNSVYMNPIFEWYSVPGATQYNFVISTLPTLEIPNFNVVDTITWKTDFVPAPLNANSTYYWGVSSIKNGVPGDFSEVRQFTTSNIISSLEGSLLDFEMIFPNPNSGIFTVKSESNSNTIIKIHDINGAMIFEKELSSEIELIDISKEADGIYFYSISGSSNSKRGKIIKR from the coding sequence ATGAAAAATATAATTATTCTCTTCATAGTCATTTGCACCTTTCCAATTTCAGTAAAAGCCCAATTTAATGGCAAACCCCTTTACGATGTGCTGGTAAGGCAATATCCCGATACTTTTGGAACTTACAGAATGGAATTGTATCCAACGATTGCACCTCTGCATTGTGAAAATTTCGATACCCTTGCACAACAGGGTTTTTATGATTCACTCGCATTTCACAGGGTTGTACCAAATTTTGTAATCCAGGGTGGCGACCCGAATTCAAGATCAGGACCTCCCTCCACATGGGGACAAGGAGCTCCATGGCAAAATACCGTTCCGGCAGAATTCAACCCGCTTTCTCATAGCAGAAGTACCATCGGTGCGGCAAGGTCAACCGATCCCAACAGCGCTACTTCACAGTTTTATGTCAATCTTGCCAATAACAGCAATCTCAATGGCAATTATACCTTATATGGAAAAGTTATTAGCGGAATGAATGTGGTGGACTCTGTGGAAGCGGCGCCAACCGATGCCAATGACAGGCCGCTCGATAAAATCGATATGTTCATTACTTACGTAGGTGAAGACACTACCTCACCTTCAATGGCGCCAAGTTTGACAGCACCTGCGGACAGCGCAGTGGATTTATTTGGAGATGAAACATTTAGCTGGACCACAGTGAATTCAAACGACTTTTTACTTTATAGAATTGAATTTTCAAAACAATCTGATTTTAGCAGCATCGACTATTTCGAAAACGTTTCAAAAAGCAAAACAAGTATAAAACCCCTCGATAATCTGGAGCAGGGTTTTGTGACTTATTATTGGAGAGTTCTAACCAATAATGGTGGAAAGATGAAAGCCTCGGAAACGAGAACTTTTACAACATATATTGCAGCTCCAATACTTAAAAAACCTCTGGATATGTCCAATAGCGTATATATGAATCCGATATTCGAATGGTACAGTGTACCCGGTGCTACACAATACAATTTTGTGATTTCCACGCTCCCTACGCTTGAAATTCCAAATTTTAACGTGGTTGATACAATTACCTGGAAAACAGATTTTGTTCCGGCACCATTGAATGCCAATTCGACCTATTACTGGGGTGTTAGTTCAATTAAAAATGGAGTGCCAGGGGATTTTTCAGAAGTACGTCAATTTACAACCAGCAATATTATCAGCAGTCTGGAAGGAAGTCTGCTGGATTTTGAAATGATCTTTCCCAATCCAAATTCGGGAATCTTCACCGTAAAATCAGAATCCAATTCCAATACTATAATTAAAATTCATGACATTAACGGAGCAATGATTTTCGAAAAAGAATTATCTTCTGAGATTGAACTCATTGACATTAGCAAGGAAGCAGATGGCATTTATTTTTATTCAATTAGCGGTTCTTCAAATTCGAAGCGGGGTAAAATAATTAAGCGTTAA